A section of the Solitalea canadensis DSM 3403 genome encodes:
- a CDS encoding class I SAM-dependent methyltransferase, with translation MPDKQQKWYQNWFNSPYYHILYNKRDEREAEHLMDNLCEYLTPSTQERMLDVGCGKGRHAIYLNKKGYDVTGIDLSQENIKHASAFENAKLHFYVHDMRNLFFINYFDIVFNLFTSFGFFEKERDHQHAINMFAHSLKKDGALVLDFMNAEKLQNNLVFRETQLVGLIEFHIQRKLENGFIVKKIDFEDKGRHFAFKEEVRALMPDDFKRFFTKAGLEIEATFGDYDLNEFDPKISDRLIFVCRKK, from the coding sequence ACTGGTTCAATTCACCTTATTATCATATACTTTACAACAAACGTGATGAGCGAGAAGCTGAGCATTTAATGGATAATTTATGCGAATATCTGACGCCGTCTACTCAGGAAAGGATGCTTGATGTCGGCTGCGGCAAAGGTCGTCATGCTATTTATCTGAACAAAAAAGGATATGATGTGACAGGGATCGATCTTTCGCAGGAAAATATAAAACATGCTTCTGCTTTTGAAAACGCTAAGCTGCACTTTTATGTGCACGACATGCGAAATTTATTTTTTATCAACTATTTTGACATCGTTTTTAACCTGTTTACCAGCTTTGGTTTCTTCGAAAAAGAACGTGATCATCAGCATGCGATAAACATGTTTGCTCATTCTCTGAAAAAAGACGGCGCGCTTGTGCTCGATTTCATGAATGCTGAAAAACTACAAAATAATTTGGTTTTCCGGGAGACTCAATTAGTCGGACTTATCGAATTTCACATTCAGCGTAAGCTCGAAAACGGTTTTATCGTAAAGAAAATAGACTTCGAAGATAAAGGACGTCATTTTGCTTTCAAAGAAGAAGTAAGAGCACTTATGCCTGATGATTTTAAACGCTTTTTTACCAAAGCCGGATTAGAGATCGAAGCCACTTTTGGTGATTACGATCTGAATGAATTTGACCCTAAAATCTCAGACAGATTAATCTTTGTTTGTAGAAAGAAATAA
- a CDS encoding phosphatase PAP2 family protein — MLEQLNSIDQKIFFFINNDLSNPFFDWLMPLMRNQYFWAPLYAFLIVFFIKEYKLKGLYLILFLLVAFGIADFTSASIIKQHFQRLRPCNDPALLGLVKLRIARCGSGFSFVSSHAANHFAIALFLIGTFYQRWKWVLPAALAWAVIICFAQVYVGVHYPFDVTCGGLLGAFIGWGVSQIRKNILPLDGVN, encoded by the coding sequence ATGCTTGAACAATTAAATTCCATTGACCAGAAAATTTTCTTCTTTATCAATAACGACCTTTCCAATCCATTTTTTGATTGGTTAATGCCGTTAATGCGAAATCAATATTTCTGGGCACCTTTATATGCGTTCCTCATCGTATTTTTTATCAAAGAATATAAGCTTAAAGGGCTATACCTCATCTTATTTTTACTGGTTGCTTTTGGCATCGCCGATTTTACAAGCGCGAGTATAATAAAACAGCATTTTCAGCGCCTTCGACCATGTAACGATCCGGCTTTATTGGGTTTAGTTAAGTTAAGAATTGCTCGTTGCGGTTCAGGATTTAGCTTTGTTTCTTCACATGCGGCAAACCATTTTGCTATTGCTCTGTTCTTGATTGGAACTTTCTACCAACGCTGGAAATGGGTGCTGCCTGCAGCTTTAGCCTGGGCTGTCATTATTTGCTTTGCACAAGTATATGTTGGCGTACACTATCCTTTTGATGTTACTTGTGGAGGGTTATTAGGAGCGTTTATCGGCTGGGGAGTTTCACAAATACGAAAAAATATTTTACCCTTAGATGGAGTTAATTAA
- a CDS encoding ZIP family metal transporter — protein MELIKSLILFGSAFLGGMAVFFVTKSSTKNLKLILSFSGAYLFAICALHLMPEVYSSHNPMVGVFVLVGFAFQIILEQFSEGVEHGHIHVHHHEHGAAFPFGLMISLCLHAFLEALPLASSEAQNELLFGIAIHHIPAAFALGSILLQSNISKSTTIMMLALFALMSPAGFILSQNLGPNASGALSQYFDYIMAIVIGIFLHISTTILFEASEDHKFNLYKTIAIFLGAGIAITIFFLQDSHGHVH, from the coding sequence ATGGAGTTAATTAAGAGTCTTATTTTATTTGGAAGTGCATTCCTTGGTGGAATGGCAGTATTTTTTGTGACCAAAAGCAGCACAAAAAACCTGAAACTTATTTTATCGTTTAGTGGTGCTTACCTGTTTGCTATTTGTGCGCTACACTTAATGCCCGAAGTTTATAGCTCGCATAACCCGATGGTTGGTGTGTTTGTTTTAGTAGGATTTGCTTTTCAAATAATTTTAGAGCAGTTTTCGGAAGGAGTTGAACACGGGCATATTCATGTTCATCACCATGAACATGGCGCAGCCTTCCCATTTGGCTTAATGATAAGCTTATGTTTGCATGCATTTCTTGAGGCTTTACCTTTAGCCAGTTCAGAAGCTCAAAATGAGTTATTGTTTGGTATTGCTATTCACCATATTCCAGCGGCCTTTGCATTAGGAAGCATTTTGCTGCAAAGTAACATCAGCAAATCAACCACCATCATGATGCTTGCCTTGTTTGCTTTAATGTCGCCAGCGGGCTTTATTTTAAGCCAGAACTTAGGACCCAATGCATCCGGTGCGTTATCGCAGTATTTTGATTATATCATGGCGATTGTAATCGGTATTTTCCTGCATATCTCAACCACCATCTTGTTTGAAGCAAGTGAAGATCACAAATTCAATCTGTACAAAACAATTGCAATTTTCCTGGGAGCGGGTATTGCTATTACCATCTTCTTCTTGCAAGATAGTCATGGACATGTGCATTAG
- a CDS encoding MarR family winged helix-turn-helix transcriptional regulator — protein sequence MEIEKEIVQSKFENSYQKAIINIVFTQSWLMSNMRQILEPYDITPQQFNVLRILRGQYPKPATLNLVKERIIDKMSDVSRIVDRLVKKDIIERKVCKSDRRAVDLLITQKGLDLLSNITIEKMQGFVGNNLTDNELEKLNELLDKLRG from the coding sequence ATGGAAATAGAAAAAGAAATAGTTCAAAGTAAATTTGAAAATAGCTACCAGAAGGCAATCATAAACATCGTTTTTACGCAAAGTTGGTTGATGTCAAATATGCGCCAGATTCTTGAGCCATATGATATTACCCCTCAGCAATTTAACGTTTTACGAATTTTAAGAGGCCAATATCCAAAACCCGCTACATTAAACCTGGTTAAAGAGCGCATTATAGACAAGATGTCGGATGTTTCCAGAATCGTAGACCGATTAGTAAAAAAAGACATTATTGAGCGCAAAGTTTGTAAAAGCGACAGAAGAGCGGTTGATCTTTTAATTACTCAGAAAGGCCTGGATCTGTTGTCTAATATCACCATTGAAAAAATGCAAGGTTTTGTAGGTAATAATCTTACCGACAACGAACTTGAAAAATTAAACGAGCTTTTAGATAAATTAAGAGGATAG